In Maridesulfovibrio sp., the following proteins share a genomic window:
- a CDS encoding IclR family transcriptional regulator — protein sequence MENNKKSTLERTMAILEYLAEHGTASASELIESSGIAKSTAYLLLKEMLQLGLISQNDRGHYRLWVRLIALGERASAQLDIRETSRPHLEALMERIGLLCHFGIFDGDTAYYILKIESQSSISVRSYVGKRLSLYRSGLGKCLLAWQPESVREGIIAETEFKKVTPTTITSPEALTEELAHIRKQGWGFDNGEDEPSVRCVAAPVFDARGKIAGAISVVGTSMQVTDDAVPALADEVVACAREISQDLGWVEP from the coding sequence TTGGAAAATAACAAAAAATCTACATTAGAAAGAACCATGGCGATCCTGGAATACCTTGCCGAGCACGGTACGGCTTCCGCTTCAGAACTTATCGAAAGTTCGGGAATCGCCAAAAGCACAGCATATCTGCTTCTTAAAGAAATGCTGCAATTAGGTCTGATTTCGCAAAATGATCGCGGTCACTACAGATTATGGGTGCGGCTTATAGCTTTAGGTGAAAGAGCTTCTGCCCAGCTAGACATCAGGGAAACATCCCGTCCGCACCTTGAAGCACTTATGGAACGCATCGGGCTGCTCTGTCACTTCGGTATCTTTGACGGTGATACGGCCTATTATATTCTTAAAATTGAGTCCCAGAGTTCAATTAGCGTCCGCTCTTATGTGGGGAAAAGATTATCTCTGTATCGCTCCGGCCTTGGTAAATGTCTACTAGCATGGCAGCCGGAATCTGTTCGTGAGGGCATCATTGCAGAGACGGAATTTAAAAAAGTTACTCCCACCACAATTACATCCCCGGAAGCTTTAACAGAGGAGCTTGCTCATATTCGAAAGCAGGGCTGGGGATTTGATAACGGCGAAGATGAGCCTTCTGTGCGGTGTGTGGCAGCTCCTGTTTTTGATGCCAGAGGTAAAATTGCCGGAGCAATATCGGTAGTCGGGACATCAATGCAGGTTACTGACGATGCAGTCCCTGCTTTAGCGGATGAGGTAGTTGCCTGCGCTCGTGAAATTTCTCAGGACTTGGGATGGGTAGAACCCTAA
- a CDS encoding PAS domain S-box protein, whose translation MSKIVGNLQDHDKPESTSGQISEVVESFSDFILFTDGNGKICSANPAAIEFFGSAIEEEYIWTLLGGEATNREAFLAAYPAERVHEIPYGDSGGSYSLRLITLREPYCSEGYVAVITNNAPFVELHETYEERIEDNIAALDDSVSLFNALFEAAQDPTFLADASCRILTSNPAAERVFGRHSTLSGNSCLSIFSAESSKAVRDHFETCTTDIPVPFDELLSAVSSSGQEIPVELTMHKVRLQSGTVFHLGLRDMTDIQRLETGLEETREQVDGMNVALRTVIESVEEEKKDMHEDFALQVREQILPALERMIKEPLPQMRKSFGRFIKERLHALSGETGDQFEELLLKLTPREIEICRYIESGKSTERIGELLSITADTVRTHRKNIRRKLGLQGKSVSLISYLKHQANS comes from the coding sequence GTGAGTAAAATTGTGGGCAACCTGCAGGATCATGACAAGCCGGAATCAACTTCCGGGCAGATAAGCGAGGTTGTGGAATCTTTTTCGGATTTTATCCTTTTTACCGATGGTAATGGTAAAATATGTTCCGCAAATCCAGCCGCTATTGAGTTTTTCGGTTCCGCAATTGAAGAAGAGTACATATGGACTCTGCTGGGAGGGGAGGCAACCAACAGGGAGGCCTTTCTGGCTGCATATCCGGCAGAGCGGGTGCATGAAATTCCCTATGGGGATAGCGGCGGAAGTTATTCTTTGAGATTGATAACGCTGCGTGAGCCTTATTGTTCAGAAGGTTATGTAGCCGTAATTACGAATAATGCCCCTTTTGTTGAGCTGCATGAAACTTATGAGGAGCGGATTGAGGACAATATTGCCGCTCTTGATGACAGTGTTTCCCTTTTTAATGCTTTGTTCGAGGCTGCGCAGGACCCGACTTTTCTGGCAGATGCATCATGCAGAATACTTACTTCCAATCCTGCTGCAGAGAGGGTGTTCGGACGTCATTCCACGCTTTCCGGAAACAGTTGCCTGAGTATCTTCAGCGCAGAATCTTCCAAGGCGGTTCGGGATCATTTTGAAACCTGTACGACCGATATCCCCGTTCCATTTGATGAGTTGCTTTCCGCTGTAAGCAGTTCCGGTCAGGAAATTCCTGTTGAGTTGACCATGCATAAGGTTCGTCTTCAGTCCGGTACTGTTTTTCATCTCGGGCTTCGGGATATGACTGATATCCAGCGTCTTGAGACAGGGTTGGAAGAGACGCGCGAGCAGGTGGACGGTATGAACGTGGCTTTGCGCACAGTCATTGAATCTGTTGAAGAAGAAAAAAAGGACATGCATGAGGACTTTGCATTGCAGGTCCGCGAACAGATTCTGCCGGCTCTTGAACGAATGATTAAGGAGCCGTTGCCTCAGATGCGCAAGAGCTTCGGTAGATTCATCAAAGAACGGTTGCATGCTTTATCTGGAGAAACCGGCGATCAGTTCGAAGAACTGTTGTTGAAACTTACTCCCCGTGAAATAGAAATATGCCGGTATATCGAATCCGGGAAGAGTACTGAACGCATTGGTGAACTCTTGTCCATTACAGCTGATACCGTGCGCACCCACCGTAAAAATATTCGCCGTAAGCTCGGCCTGCAAGGAAAGAGCGTTTCATTGATTTCCTACCTTAAGCATCAAGCCAATTCATAG
- a CDS encoding YitT family protein: protein MLEPIKSVLGKGSSVRFDFTYSVWWNILLISVGATISSIAVKSLAVPHEFLAGGVFGLASLLYYKSGILSPGWLYLVLNIPLFVFAWIKVSRRFFWYSLYATMATTAAYELIDLPMTVHNHLYAAVACGALMGFGAGMVLRSLGSNGGLDVLAVYLFQRFNIGIGKVYIIFNGILFGLSIFELSLDTIIASLILVFISSTVVEQTLSMFNQRKVVLIISDHVEMISHDILHEMKQSATFIKGQGAYLREDKNILMTVVNNIQLKKLEEIAFRHDERVLFIVENTFSVIGSSFSRRKVY, encoded by the coding sequence ATGTTAGAACCAATTAAGTCAGTACTTGGAAAAGGCTCATCTGTTCGTTTTGATTTCACTTATTCTGTCTGGTGGAATATCCTTTTAATTTCAGTCGGAGCGACAATCTCTTCGATTGCTGTGAAAAGTCTTGCCGTGCCTCATGAATTCCTCGCTGGCGGGGTGTTTGGTTTGGCTTCACTCCTTTATTATAAATCCGGTATTCTTTCTCCTGGTTGGTTATACCTTGTCCTCAATATACCACTGTTTGTGTTTGCATGGATAAAAGTCAGCAGACGTTTTTTTTGGTATAGCCTGTATGCAACAATGGCTACAACCGCTGCATATGAATTGATCGATCTCCCGATGACCGTGCATAATCATCTTTATGCAGCAGTTGCCTGTGGAGCCCTTATGGGGTTTGGTGCTGGAATGGTGCTTCGTTCTCTGGGCTCAAATGGCGGACTGGATGTGTTAGCCGTATACTTATTTCAGCGGTTTAATATCGGGATAGGTAAAGTCTATATCATTTTCAACGGAATTCTTTTCGGGCTGAGTATATTCGAGTTGTCACTTGATACCATCATAGCTTCTCTGATTTTAGTTTTTATATCCTCAACGGTTGTGGAGCAGACGCTGTCCATGTTCAACCAGCGTAAGGTTGTATTAATTATTTCCGACCATGTTGAAATGATCAGTCATGATATTCTGCATGAGATGAAACAGAGTGCTACTTTTATTAAGGGACAGGGGGCGTATCTGCGCGAAGACAAAAATATTTTGATGACCGTTGTTAACAATATCCAGCTGAAAAAACTCGAAGAGATAGCCTTCAGGCATGATGAACGGGTACTGTTTATTGTTGAAAATACATTTTCAGTTATCGGTTCAAGTTTTTCCAGACGCAAAGTGTACTAG
- a CDS encoding ABC transporter substrate-binding protein: MRRFTALYLAVFILLIPVVLTGCAQQEKNGLEKVKSSGEISFAMSGGYPPFNYFNTKNELVGFDVDVAKEVAKRLGVTLKPVTTEWSGIIEGLRSGIYNGILGSMAATEERKKVVDFSTPYYYSGAQIFVRSNAPFKSADELKDKAVGLVTGTTFEQDAKSLGVSDIRLYKDDTHTLTELSSGVIDGVVTDRVVGINAMNSGKFKIKPLGSPLRKEDIAVAFRKEDKTLKDAVNKILKQMHEDGTLSKLSKKWLKVDITRK, encoded by the coding sequence ATGAGACGTTTTACTGCCTTATACCTTGCGGTTTTCATACTGTTGATACCCGTTGTTTTAACTGGTTGTGCCCAGCAGGAAAAAAATGGTCTTGAGAAGGTTAAGAGCTCCGGGGAGATAAGCTTTGCTATGAGTGGCGGGTATCCACCCTTTAATTATTTTAACACTAAGAATGAACTGGTCGGTTTTGATGTTGATGTTGCAAAAGAGGTGGCTAAGCGCCTTGGTGTGACTTTGAAGCCGGTCACAACTGAGTGGAGCGGGATTATCGAAGGGTTGCGTTCAGGTATATACAACGGAATTCTCGGCAGCATGGCTGCGACAGAAGAACGTAAAAAGGTCGTGGATTTTTCGACCCCATACTATTACTCCGGCGCGCAGATATTTGTCCGCTCAAATGCTCCCTTCAAGTCTGCTGACGAATTGAAAGACAAAGCCGTGGGGCTGGTTACCGGTACTACTTTTGAGCAGGACGCAAAGAGTCTCGGAGTTTCGGATATACGCCTTTACAAGGACGATACCCATACACTTACCGAGTTATCGAGCGGTGTGATTGACGGAGTTGTAACGGACAGGGTTGTCGGGATTAACGCCATGAACAGCGGTAAGTTCAAAATCAAGCCTCTTGGTTCGCCGTTACGTAAGGAAGACATTGCTGTTGCATTTCGTAAGGAAGACAAAACCCTTAAGGATGCGGTTAATAAAATACTCAAACAGATGCATGAAGACGGCACTCTTTCCAAGCTGAGTAAGAAATGGCTTAAGGTAGATATCACCAGGAAATAG
- a CDS encoding MFS transporter produces the protein MSPNIEQVVNKTRLRLIPFMLMLYILAFLDRANIGFAKDSYQLATGLGDGAFALGAGIFFVAYAFLGVPANLLMRKFGARSWIGGTTLVWGLLSASMGYADTEWKFLLVRSLLGAAEAGFFPGMIYLTSQWFPQKSRAGIMGLFYMGAPLALTLGSPLSGALLEMHGFMGHPGWYWMFIIEGCLALAAGIATFCYLDNSPSEARFLSAEERELLSKTLEIEESTKSTSKISDAIRNWTVWHLAIIYMVIQISVYGLVFYLPSQVAALMGTNVGFTASLVTAIPWVAALFGTYYIPRYSDKTGERRNIAAMTLLLAGLGIGVSAFASPVAAIIALCFAAAGFIAVQPVFWTMPTGLLSGTALAAGIGFTNMFGAFGGFLAPNIKAQADIFFGNHLAGLLTLAVITVFGSVFIMMLPQKKAPKAVYSEA, from the coding sequence ATGTCACCAAACATTGAACAAGTTGTCAACAAGACTCGCTTGCGTCTCATACCTTTTATGCTGATGTTATACATTCTAGCATTTCTTGACCGTGCAAATATCGGATTTGCTAAAGACTCCTACCAGTTGGCTACAGGGCTGGGCGATGGAGCTTTTGCTCTAGGAGCCGGAATCTTCTTCGTAGCCTACGCCTTTCTCGGTGTACCTGCGAACCTGCTTATGCGTAAATTCGGTGCCCGTTCTTGGATAGGCGGAACTACTCTTGTCTGGGGGTTACTATCCGCTTCTATGGGATACGCTGACACTGAGTGGAAATTCCTGCTCGTCCGCAGTCTGCTCGGCGCAGCCGAAGCCGGCTTCTTCCCGGGTATGATCTATCTCACTTCACAATGGTTCCCTCAGAAGAGTCGCGCCGGAATTATGGGACTCTTCTATATGGGCGCACCATTGGCTCTGACTCTCGGCTCACCTCTTTCGGGAGCTTTGCTTGAAATGCACGGCTTTATGGGCCACCCCGGTTGGTACTGGATGTTCATAATTGAAGGTTGTCTGGCTTTAGCAGCTGGTATTGCCACTTTCTGCTATCTTGATAACTCTCCTTCAGAAGCTAGATTTCTTTCAGCTGAAGAACGTGAGTTGCTGTCCAAGACTCTTGAAATAGAAGAAAGTACAAAAAGTACTTCGAAAATAAGTGATGCTATTCGTAACTGGACTGTATGGCATCTGGCTATTATCTATATGGTAATTCAGATCAGTGTTTACGGATTGGTCTTCTATCTGCCTTCTCAGGTGGCAGCACTCATGGGTACTAACGTCGGGTTCACTGCTTCGCTGGTGACAGCAATTCCCTGGGTGGCAGCACTCTTCGGCACATATTATATTCCTAGGTATTCTGACAAAACAGGAGAGCGTAGAAATATTGCAGCTATGACCCTATTGTTAGCCGGACTTGGAATTGGAGTTTCTGCTTTCGCCAGCCCTGTAGCCGCTATTATCGCTCTCTGCTTCGCCGCTGCCGGTTTTATCGCTGTGCAGCCTGTCTTCTGGACTATGCCTACCGGACTTCTTTCCGGCACAGCATTGGCCGCCGGCATTGGATTCACCAATATGTTCGGAGCATTCGGCGGATTCCTTGCACCTAACATCAAAGCTCAGGCTGACATCTTCTTTGGTAATCATCTTGCCGGACTGCTGACACTTGCCGTCATAACTGTTTTTGGATCGGTATTTATTATGATGCTTCCTCAGAAGAAGGCTCCCAAAGCTGTTTATAGCGAAGCCTAA
- the rhmD gene encoding L-rhamnonate dehydratase yields MNLPKIKEIRAYYCGGATAKKAGGGGDYHDQAGGHWIDDHIATPMSKYKEYEQSRQSFGINVLGTLIVEVEAEDGTIGFAISTGGEMGCFIVENHLNRFIEGRCVSDIKLIHDQMINSTMYYAGSGGLVMNTISCIDLALWDLYGKVLDMPVYKLLGGAVRDEIRFYATGARPDAAKEMGFIGGKMPTHFGPHDGDEGIRKDTAMVAEYREKCGPDFWLMLDCWMSQDVNYAIKLAHACAPYNLKWIEECFPPQQYDSYRELKRNAPAGMLVTTGEHHGTLQSFGTLSETGVDIMQPDVGWCGGLTTLTEIAAIAKSRGQLVVPHGSSVYSHHAVITFTNTPFSEYLMTSPDCLEVRPQFHPLLIGEPVPENGRITKETLDKPGFGVELNRDCDIVRPYKH; encoded by the coding sequence ATGAACCTTCCTAAAATTAAAGAGATTAGAGCCTACTATTGCGGCGGAGCAACAGCTAAAAAAGCCGGAGGCGGAGGCGACTACCATGATCAGGCAGGTGGACATTGGATTGATGACCACATTGCTACTCCTATGAGTAAGTACAAAGAGTACGAGCAATCCCGCCAGTCTTTCGGCATCAACGTGCTGGGCACACTTATTGTTGAAGTTGAAGCTGAAGACGGAACAATCGGATTTGCTATCTCAACCGGTGGGGAAATGGGTTGTTTCATTGTTGAAAATCATCTGAACAGATTCATCGAAGGACGTTGCGTCAGCGATATTAAGTTGATTCACGACCAGATGATCAATTCAACAATGTACTATGCCGGTTCCGGTGGTCTTGTTATGAACACCATCTCCTGCATAGACTTGGCCTTGTGGGACCTCTACGGCAAAGTTCTGGATATGCCTGTATACAAATTACTTGGTGGTGCTGTTCGTGACGAAATCCGTTTCTATGCAACAGGCGCAAGACCTGATGCAGCTAAAGAAATGGGCTTTATCGGTGGTAAAATGCCCACTCATTTCGGACCGCATGACGGCGACGAAGGCATCCGAAAAGATACAGCTATGGTTGCTGAATACCGCGAAAAATGCGGACCAGATTTCTGGCTTATGCTCGATTGTTGGATGAGTCAGGATGTGAACTACGCGATTAAACTTGCTCACGCTTGCGCTCCATACAACTTGAAGTGGATCGAAGAGTGTTTCCCCCCTCAGCAGTACGACAGCTACCGTGAACTTAAACGTAACGCTCCTGCCGGAATGCTCGTAACCACTGGTGAACATCACGGAACTCTTCAATCTTTCGGAACGCTGTCTGAAACAGGCGTAGATATTATGCAGCCTGATGTAGGTTGGTGCGGTGGTTTGACTACTCTTACCGAGATTGCAGCAATTGCTAAATCTCGCGGTCAGCTGGTTGTTCCTCACGGTTCATCTGTCTACTCACACCACGCTGTCATCACCTTTACCAACACCCCGTTCAGTGAATATCTAATGACCAGTCCTGATTGTCTGGAAGTTCGTCCCCAGTTCCACCCACTTCTTATCGGTGAACCTGTTCCTGAGAACGGACGTATCACTAAGGAAACTCTTGATAAACCAGGATTCGGTGTTGAACTCAATAGAGACTGCGACATAGTTCGTCCCTATAAACACTAG
- a CDS encoding CsgG/HfaB family protein — MRLLLQVLLIPLITFCLSTNVAFAKLNYVTINGHGTGVTPKEAVQSALIEALGKVNGMQMASKERTALSSVKFTAEVLGKKGAAELNSEQFQQEIQTATKGLIKSYEVLSLEPDKYTAGLIAADLKVTVVKYAVSKQANRNRIAVLPFRVDNVKDPLQAVFAKNLCQGLVSYLTQTRRFAVLDRDFQKESSVELDSLRSADVPVEEMARLGNRLGADFIIVGQINKAVSQQWNKEMKSTGKKFPMSRYGAALTYRVMDVATGQILASQLYDGIKTHQGAAPDMSSIAKAYASTIGNKIVEGIFPLMVVSVSGKTMYLGQGGETIKKGQKFSLIQYGKRMVDPYTKESLGREEIPVGVIQVTDVQAKTSRANILKCSVDINSVFAPNTFIVRPIKGSGGMTPTTAKVKKVEKAVEKSMEDMEKESSDDW; from the coding sequence GTGAGACTACTTCTTCAAGTTCTTTTAATCCCTTTAATTACCTTTTGCCTTTCTACCAATGTGGCTTTTGCCAAATTGAATTATGTAACGATTAATGGCCACGGAACAGGGGTTACTCCGAAAGAGGCAGTTCAATCTGCTTTGATTGAAGCCCTGGGTAAAGTTAATGGTATGCAGATGGCATCTAAAGAGCGCACTGCATTATCCTCTGTTAAGTTTACTGCCGAAGTTCTGGGTAAAAAAGGAGCCGCTGAATTAAATAGCGAACAGTTTCAGCAGGAAATTCAGACAGCAACAAAAGGTTTAATTAAGAGCTATGAGGTGCTGTCTCTCGAACCTGACAAATATACTGCAGGACTTATTGCTGCGGATCTTAAGGTCACAGTTGTAAAATATGCAGTTTCTAAACAGGCAAACCGTAATAGGATTGCCGTCCTACCTTTCCGCGTTGATAATGTTAAAGATCCATTACAGGCTGTTTTTGCAAAAAATCTCTGTCAGGGATTAGTTAGCTATTTGACTCAGACAAGACGGTTTGCCGTACTGGATCGTGATTTTCAAAAAGAAAGCAGCGTTGAACTAGATTCATTAAGAAGTGCTGACGTTCCTGTGGAAGAAATGGCCCGTCTTGGAAATCGTCTCGGAGCGGATTTCATAATTGTCGGTCAAATCAATAAAGCTGTATCGCAACAGTGGAATAAAGAAATGAAATCCACTGGTAAGAAGTTTCCCATGTCTCGTTATGGGGCTGCGCTTACCTATCGTGTCATGGATGTAGCTACCGGCCAGATTCTGGCTTCCCAGCTTTATGATGGAATTAAAACCCATCAGGGGGCAGCTCCTGATATGAGCAGTATTGCCAAGGCATATGCTTCGACAATTGGTAATAAAATTGTCGAAGGAATTTTCCCATTAATGGTAGTCTCAGTCTCCGGCAAAACTATGTATTTAGGCCAGGGGGGAGAAACCATTAAAAAAGGGCAGAAGTTCTCCCTCATTCAATATGGCAAAAGGATGGTTGACCCTTACACTAAGGAATCTCTCGGACGTGAAGAAATTCCCGTCGGTGTAATTCAAGTTACCGATGTTCAGGCAAAGACTTCCCGTGCAAATATTTTAAAATGCAGTGTAGATATTAACTCTGTTTTTGCTCCAAATACTTTTATTGTAAGACCTATTAAAGGTTCCGGAGGGATGACGCCTACTACTGCAAAGGTTAAAAAAGTTGAGAAAGCAGTAGAGAAGTCTATGGAGGATATGGAGAAGGAAAGCAGTGATGATTGGTAG
- a CDS encoding DUF554 domain-containing protein → MIPTGSLVNGAAIIGGSIIGILLHSRFPDRIREIIFQALGLGVMLIGIQMSLKVQDILVLMFSLLIGGVLGELLRLDTMFERGASWIKSKVGSNDTGFVDGIITSSLIFCIGAMAIIGSFEEGINGDTTILYTKSILDGFASIALASSYGVGVLFSFIPVILYQGALTIFASSFQEWFSPLMISQLTACGGLLIIGISLTLLEIKRINLSNLLPSLGMVIVLTFFFSQ, encoded by the coding sequence ATGATCCCTACAGGTTCACTTGTCAACGGTGCTGCCATTATAGGTGGTTCCATCATTGGCATTCTACTGCATAGCAGATTTCCCGACCGCATCCGTGAAATTATCTTCCAGGCTCTCGGCCTTGGGGTTATGCTGATCGGTATCCAGATGTCCCTGAAGGTTCAGGATATTCTTGTGCTCATGTTCAGTCTGCTTATCGGCGGAGTTCTCGGAGAGCTTCTAAGGCTGGATACAATGTTCGAACGTGGGGCCTCATGGATTAAAAGCAAAGTTGGATCAAACGATACAGGATTCGTAGACGGAATCATCACTTCATCCCTTATCTTCTGCATCGGAGCAATGGCAATCATCGGCTCATTTGAAGAAGGAATCAACGGGGATACAACCATCCTTTACACCAAATCAATTCTTGACGGCTTCGCTTCCATCGCTCTCGCCTCATCCTACGGTGTAGGTGTTCTTTTTTCCTTTATACCGGTCATTCTCTACCAAGGAGCGCTGACTATTTTCGCCAGCTCTTTTCAGGAATGGTTCTCACCACTCATGATTAGCCAGCTGACCGCATGCGGCGGTCTGCTCATTATCGGCATCAGCCTTACCCTGCTTGAAATAAAGAGAATCAATCTCTCAAACCTGCTTCCTTCTCTGGGAATGGTGATAGTTCTCACATTTTTTTTCAGCCAGTAA
- a CDS encoding Hsp20/alpha crystallin family protein, which translates to MSITKLNPWNWFKKESEHERTLPIKQPEQGVRGYASPIDRFHADFDRMVDSMFSDFGMPSPRQLFNKVDPGSGKTPIKPNVDVYGTDKEYVIEAELPGIEEKDLSIELKDDVLILSAEMKHEEKTEEKGYYRVERSYGSFRRVLNVPEDADKDNITARLNKGILKVTMPRTKAVESNSRKIAIES; encoded by the coding sequence ATGAGCATTACCAAGCTGAATCCATGGAACTGGTTCAAGAAGGAAAGCGAACACGAAAGAACCCTTCCGATTAAACAACCGGAACAGGGCGTAAGAGGATACGCTTCTCCGATTGACCGCTTCCACGCGGACTTTGATCGTATGGTTGATTCAATGTTCTCGGACTTTGGCATGCCATCACCCAGACAATTGTTTAATAAGGTTGATCCCGGATCTGGAAAGACCCCTATTAAACCTAATGTCGATGTGTATGGAACAGACAAAGAATATGTTATTGAAGCTGAACTGCCCGGCATTGAAGAAAAAGACCTATCCATTGAGCTTAAAGATGATGTATTGATTCTTTCAGCGGAAATGAAACACGAAGAAAAGACCGAAGAAAAAGGCTATTACAGAGTTGAGCGCTCGTACGGATCGTTTAGAAGAGTTCTGAATGTTCCTGAAGATGCTGATAAAGACAATATAACAGCCAGATTAAATAAGGGCATACTGAAAGTAACCATGCCCAGAACGAAAGCTGTTGAAAGCAATTCCAGAAAAATAGCTATAGAGAGTTAA
- the yfaU gene encoding 2-keto-3-deoxy-L-rhamnonate aldolase: protein MRLKNKFKEAIAKGEVQIGLWLSTASPYMAEMAATSDYDWLLIDGEHAPNTIHTLLGQLQAVAPYPAHPVVRPLEGDTALLKQVLDIGAQTVLVPMVDTAEDAKRVVSALRYPPVGKRGVGASIARASRWGRISDYMAKAEEDLCLLVQVESCEALENMDEILVVEGIDGVFIGPADLSASMGHPDDAGHPEVLETIERCIRRIREQGKAAGFLAVDKDMALNCIEWGANFVAVAVDTMAYIDAIDAALVPFKGLRKGSDKKSY, encoded by the coding sequence ATGAGACTTAAAAACAAATTCAAAGAGGCTATTGCAAAAGGAGAAGTCCAGATAGGCTTATGGCTTAGCACTGCATCTCCTTACATGGCCGAAATGGCTGCAACATCTGATTATGACTGGTTGTTGATCGATGGCGAGCATGCACCTAATACCATTCATACTCTGCTTGGTCAGCTACAGGCTGTTGCACCGTATCCCGCTCATCCGGTTGTCCGTCCTTTAGAAGGCGACACCGCGTTGCTAAAACAGGTTCTTGATATCGGCGCGCAAACCGTGCTGGTTCCGATGGTGGATACTGCCGAAGATGCAAAACGTGTCGTCTCAGCACTTCGCTACCCTCCTGTAGGAAAACGTGGAGTTGGTGCCAGTATAGCTCGTGCTTCGCGCTGGGGCCGTATTTCAGACTACATGGCTAAGGCAGAAGAAGATCTTTGTTTGCTGGTACAGGTTGAGAGTTGTGAAGCTCTTGAAAATATGGATGAAATCCTTGTTGTAGAAGGAATAGACGGTGTGTTTATCGGGCCTGCCGATCTATCTGCTTCTATGGGACACCCTGACGATGCCGGGCATCCTGAAGTTCTGGAAACAATTGAACGCTGTATTCGTCGCATTCGTGAGCAGGGTAAGGCGGCCGGATTCTTAGCTGTTGATAAAGATATGGCGCTAAATTGCATTGAATGGGGAGCTAACTTTGTTGCGGTAGCCGTAGATACCATGGCATACATTGATGCTATCGATGCAGCATTGGTTCCGTTTAAAGGCTTGCGTAAAGGTTCTGACAAAAAAAGTTATTAG